A region of Roseobacter litoralis Och 149 DNA encodes the following proteins:
- a CDS encoding response regulator → MSIANKLAQERRSRLAAERLLELKQAELFAANRKLGLHARQLSNEIVETRAEVANVRDENKRVKSDLSAAHKQIERVERRLWQSIETINDGFAFYSPDLELIMANNSYLAVFDGLEDMQPGVSYVTVLQFLTEEGIVNIGDMQPAEWRQKMIERVQSAEPEAVIIKLWNNEYIRMIDRRGPDGDIISLGINITAAVQYEEQLKAARASAEAASRAKSAFLANMSHEIRTPMNGVVGMADVLTETPLSEEQRLYVDTIKNSGEALLVIINDVLDYSKIEAEKLQLHPEPFNLEKSIHEVLRLLQSIARDKGILLCVDYSLLLTSDFIGDPGRLRQILTNLLGNAVKFTTEGSVTVRVSGKPDEATGKVIVQVRVEDTGIGIPEDMIDHVFGEFNQVESERNRQFDGTGLGLAITKQLIKMMDGQIWLTSEEGVGSCFGFEIALEPPGPVTLTHPVLDPALRHVMVVDDFPLNLDILQRHLEELGLKVTACQDAASALAMLDSSVDLVIVDHIMADMNGLQFAETARLAGHTQQIVLLSSNHGHASKDPLSDKVDVIAQRPYLRSDLFGWLEAVKPVADHEEIPETADETKTPPVFSHRKAASPPEPQPVEPTAPRKMRILAAEDNKTNRLVFGKMIKALDIELQFANDGQEAVDAYPVFKPDLIFMDISMPRLDGKEATRAIRDMEKGTDVHVPIIALTAHAMSGDDKEILEAGLDHYMTKPLRKNEIIGKIVDFRPADADHPCPDELDQAAG, encoded by the coding sequence ATGAGCATTGCCAATAAACTGGCCCAGGAAAGGCGTAGCAGACTTGCTGCGGAGCGGCTGCTTGAACTCAAGCAGGCCGAGCTTTTCGCTGCGAACCGGAAACTGGGGCTTCATGCGCGCCAGCTGTCGAATGAAATCGTCGAAACACGCGCCGAAGTCGCCAATGTGCGGGATGAAAACAAACGGGTCAAATCGGACCTTTCTGCGGCGCACAAACAGATCGAGCGCGTTGAACGCAGGCTGTGGCAGTCCATTGAAACGATAAATGACGGATTCGCGTTCTACTCACCTGACTTAGAACTCATCATGGCAAATAACTCATATCTTGCTGTCTTTGACGGGCTCGAAGACATGCAACCCGGTGTGAGCTATGTCACAGTGCTGCAGTTTTTGACGGAAGAGGGCATCGTCAATATTGGCGATATGCAACCGGCAGAGTGGCGGCAGAAAATGATTGAACGCGTTCAATCCGCCGAGCCCGAAGCCGTCATTATCAAGCTGTGGAATAACGAGTATATCAGAATGATTGATCGTCGGGGACCTGACGGTGACATCATCTCACTCGGCATCAACATCACCGCCGCTGTGCAATACGAAGAACAACTAAAAGCAGCCCGCGCCAGCGCAGAGGCGGCAAGCCGCGCGAAATCGGCCTTCCTCGCCAATATGAGCCATGAAATCAGAACGCCGATGAACGGGGTCGTGGGCATGGCGGATGTTTTGACCGAAACCCCGCTGAGCGAAGAACAAAGGCTATATGTAGACACCATCAAGAACTCTGGTGAGGCGCTGCTTGTTATCATCAACGACGTGCTGGATTACTCAAAGATTGAGGCAGAAAAACTTCAACTGCACCCAGAGCCGTTTAACCTCGAAAAATCCATCCATGAGGTGCTGAGGCTGCTGCAGTCCATCGCGCGCGACAAGGGAATCTTGCTCTGTGTCGATTATTCCTTGCTCCTTACATCTGACTTCATCGGCGATCCTGGCCGCCTGCGCCAGATTCTCACAAATCTGCTCGGCAATGCGGTCAAATTTACGACCGAGGGGTCCGTTACTGTGCGCGTGTCGGGTAAACCTGACGAGGCCACTGGAAAGGTGATTGTGCAGGTCAGGGTGGAAGATACCGGCATTGGCATTCCGGAGGACATGATCGACCACGTCTTTGGCGAGTTCAATCAGGTTGAAAGTGAACGCAACCGTCAATTTGATGGTACGGGTCTGGGTCTGGCGATCACCAAACAGCTGATAAAAATGATGGATGGGCAGATCTGGCTCACCTCGGAAGAGGGCGTTGGCTCCTGCTTTGGGTTTGAAATCGCACTCGAGCCGCCGGGCCCGGTCACGCTAACGCATCCGGTTTTGGACCCCGCATTGCGACATGTCATGGTGGTCGACGATTTCCCGCTGAACCTAGACATATTGCAGCGGCACCTTGAGGAATTGGGCCTTAAGGTCACGGCCTGTCAGGATGCAGCCAGCGCTCTTGCCATGCTCGACAGTTCGGTCGACCTCGTAATCGTTGACCACATCATGGCAGATATGAATGGGTTACAATTTGCTGAAACAGCGAGGCTGGCCGGTCATACCCAGCAAATCGTTTTGCTCAGCAGCAACCACGGGCATGCCAGCAAGGACCCGCTGAGCGACAAAGTCGACGTTATTGCCCAGCGACCCTATCTGCGCAGTGACTTGTTTGGCTGGCTTGAAGCGGTAAAACCTGTGGCGGACCATGAGGAAATTCCTGAAACCGCCGATGAAACCAAGACACCACCGGTATTTTCACATCGCAAGGCGGCCTCACCGCCTGAACCGCAACCCGTTGAACCAACAGCACCACGCAAAATGCGTATCCTTGCAGCCGAGGATAATAAAACCAACAGGCTGGTCTTTGGCAAAATGATCAAAGCCCTTGATATCGAGCTACAATTTGCAAATGACGGGCAAGAGGCTGTCGATGCTTATCCGGTGTTCAAACCCGATCTGATTTTCATGGATATCTCAATGCCACGTCTGGATGGCAAAGAGGCAACCCGCGCGATCCGCGACATGGAAAAAGGGACGGATGTCCATGTGCCAATTATTGCATTGACCGCCCACGCGATGAGCGGCGATGACAAGGAAATCCTAGAGGCGGGACTTGACCACTATATGACAAAGCCACTGCGCAAGAACGAAATCATTGGAAAGATCGTGGACTTCCGTCCAGCCGACGCCGATCATCCCTGCCCTGACGAATTGGATCAGGCAGCGGGATAG
- a CDS encoding membrane protein, translated as MTGQMIFDPLIPWTLLVTIAVLAMAGMVFAALRGLSGWALRGLAALVVIAALTGPSYQQEDRAELSDIVLLLEDESASQNLSDRAAQTQSAADELADSIAARSNTEVRRITVADGDGDAGTQLITALSKALAEEPRSRVAGIIAVSDGRVHDADLPVNLPAPMHLLMTGKSTDWDRRLSIKNAPAFAIIGEPVTLTLRIEDMGNGPAEASTAPLLISVDGAEPQEFQVPLGQDIDLPVTLPHGGRNVIEFTVPEADGELTDRNNKALIQMNGVRDRLRVLLVSGEPHPGGRTWRNLLKSDSSVDLVHFTILRPPEKQDGVPVSELSLIAFPTRELFLEKIDDFDLIIFDRYKRRGILPALYLDNVANYIRQGGAVLVAAGPDFAGADSIYRSPLGPVLPASPTARVLDQPFRPTVTEIGNRHPVSTDLPGGGDWGRWLRHIDITDPKGNVVMTGAGDRPLLVLDRVGEGRVALLASDHAWLWNRGYEGGGPQLELLRRLAHWMMREPELEEEALTAEATGQTMRILRRTLQESVPPVVITDPLGNVTELPLLQSSPGVFETVFDGPEIGLYRLENGDQMAVIGLGPAAPREFEQTIATPDILAPVLAGLRGGTVMLEDGLPRLRDVREGRPAAGRGWIGLTPRNAYETRDVRQTAILPGWLVLLLSAGLITAAWLREGRR; from the coding sequence ATGACCGGACAGATGATATTTGACCCGCTGATCCCATGGACGCTTTTGGTGACGATTGCGGTCCTTGCAATGGCGGGTATGGTTTTTGCCGCCCTGCGCGGGCTGAGCGGTTGGGCCCTGCGCGGTCTTGCGGCTCTCGTCGTCATCGCGGCGCTGACAGGCCCGAGTTACCAGCAAGAGGACCGCGCAGAACTCAGCGACATCGTGCTGCTGCTCGAAGATGAAAGCGCCAGTCAGAACCTGTCGGACCGCGCCGCGCAAACACAAAGCGCTGCCGATGAACTGGCGGACAGCATAGCGGCACGCAGCAATACCGAAGTGCGGCGGATAACCGTCGCAGATGGCGATGGGGATGCGGGCACACAGCTTATAACGGCGCTGTCCAAGGCCCTCGCCGAAGAACCGCGCAGCCGTGTGGCAGGCATCATCGCCGTATCGGATGGTCGTGTGCATGACGCGGACTTGCCGGTAAACCTGCCCGCGCCGATGCATCTGCTGATGACGGGTAAGAGCACCGACTGGGACCGTCGGCTCAGCATCAAAAACGCACCCGCCTTTGCGATCATCGGTGAACCTGTCACCCTGACCCTGCGTATCGAGGACATGGGGAATGGCCCGGCTGAAGCCTCCACAGCGCCCTTGCTAATCTCGGTCGATGGGGCGGAACCGCAGGAATTTCAGGTGCCTTTGGGTCAGGACATCGACCTGCCCGTGACCTTGCCCCACGGCGGGCGCAATGTGATCGAATTCACCGTGCCAGAGGCTGACGGCGAATTGACAGATCGTAACAACAAAGCCCTGATCCAGATGAATGGCGTGCGCGACCGGTTGCGCGTTCTGCTCGTCTCGGGTGAACCACACCCCGGCGGGCGCACATGGCGCAACCTGTTGAAATCCGACAGTTCCGTGGATCTGGTGCATTTCACGATCCTGCGTCCTCCGGAAAAGCAGGACGGCGTGCCGGTCAGCGAATTGTCCCTGATCGCTTTCCCCACACGCGAATTGTTTTTGGAAAAGATCGACGATTTTGATCTGATCATCTTTGACCGCTACAAACGCCGGGGCATTTTACCCGCGCTTTATCTCGACAATGTCGCCAATTACATCCGGCAGGGTGGTGCCGTTCTGGTTGCGGCGGGCCCTGATTTTGCGGGCGCGGATAGCATCTATCGCTCACCTTTGGGACCAGTACTGCCCGCGTCCCCGACCGCCCGCGTCCTTGATCAGCCGTTTCGACCCACCGTGACGGAAATCGGCAACCGCCACCCCGTGTCGACCGACCTGCCCGGTGGCGGCGATTGGGGCCGATGGTTGCGCCATATCGACATCACCGACCCAAAAGGCAATGTCGTCATGACCGGCGCTGGGGACAGACCTTTGCTCGTGCTTGATCGCGTTGGTGAGGGGCGCGTTGCTTTGCTGGCCTCCGACCACGCTTGGCTGTGGAACCGCGGGTATGAAGGCGGCGGGCCACAATTGGAGCTTTTGCGCAGGCTCGCGCATTGGATGATGCGTGAACCCGAACTCGAAGAAGAAGCGCTCACCGCTGAAGCCACGGGCCAAACCATGCGCATTTTGCGCCGTACCTTGCAAGAATCCGTGCCGCCTGTCGTGATCACTGATCCCTTGGGGAACGTCACCGAATTGCCCCTGCTACAATCCAGCCCCGGCGTTTTTGAGACCGTTTTCGACGGCCCGGAAATCGGCCTTTACCGACTAGAGAATGGCGATCAGATGGCCGTCATCGGCCTTGGCCCCGCTGCACCGCGCGAATTTGAACAAACCATAGCGACGCCGGATATTCTGGCGCCGGTTCTCGCGGGGCTGCGCGGTGGCACGGTGATGCTGGAAGACGGGCTGCCCCGACTGCGTGATGTGCGCGAAGGGCGACCAGCTGCCGGGCGCGGCTGGATCGGTCTGACCCCGCGCAACGCATATGAAACCCGCGATGTGCGCCAGACCGCCATCCTGCCGGGGTGGCTGGTTCTATTGCTTTCTGCCGGTCTGATAACCGCCGCTTGGCTGCGCGAAGGGCGTCGTTAA